GTAGCTCTCGGCCTCGGGGCGGCTGAAATCCCCCTCGGAAATCTGCTGAGTCAGCCCTTCGTCAAGATAGAGATGAATCGCCATGGGTTCTCCTTCAGGTGGGCCACTGGGTGGCGCGATAATTATTGGTGGCGGCCTCGAACCCGGCCTGCGTCGGCGCGTGCAGATCCTGCTGACGGAACAGCCAACGGTAGGAAGGCCGCGACCAGCGGAATCCGGCCTGGTTGAGGCGCATGCGGCTGACGCGCATGGGGCGGGTCCGATCCACGGAAAGGCGCAGGCCGGTGGTGTTGAGCGGGCTTGCGCCCAGCTTCATGGTCTCAACCCGATGGCGCTGGAGAGAGCCCGTGTCCACGTAGACTTCAAGCGAAGCCCGTTCGCCGGTCAGATTCGCATTGCTCAGATACCGGGTGTTCAGGGTGTTCGCGTTGAGCCGGAACACAGGCCCTCTCCGCCGCCATCGGTCGATCCGGTCGACGGCCAGGGTGACGTCCGCGTCGCAGCCAGCGGTGGAGGCGAGCAGCAGATTGCTGATGCCGCCCTGGTTGGCGGTGAGATCGAGACCTTCGTTGAGCCTGGCGCGGCCAAGCTGAAAGCAGAGGCGGTGCCGGGATTCCAAGGGCAGGCGCAGGTCGTACTTGGCCTCCGCCCGCTCGACCGGTTCCGCCTGCGTGTCGAAAAAGAAATCCTTCTGCCGGAAGCAGTAGCGCAGCGCGGTCTCGCCATGGGTCAGCGGCTTGCGGTTGAGATGGCTCTCACCCAGCCCGAAGCCGCTTTCCAGCACATCGCCTTCGAAATCGCGGCCGGTATAGATGGGCGTGCAGAAGGAAACCCGATCCTCGCCCACGCGGGTGTACGGCAGCCGCCAGTCGTTGAGGGCCTTGTGGTTCAGGCGCATCCGGTTCTGGCGGCCGTGAAAACGGGAAACCTTCACGGCGGCCCGGTCGATCTCCGGGATCATCTCCGTGGTGCTGGTGAGCTGCAGCAGCTCCCAGGCCCTCTGCTTGTTGGTCAGATGACGGCAGGAACCGAGCGAGGAACGTCCGAGGACGAAGGTTTCGTCGAGAAATGCCAATACGATCCTGCGCACGGTGTTGGCGTGCCCGAAGTCGAGCATCGCGCCGCCTTCGATCCATTCCAGGAGGAACTGGAGCCAGAAACAGCGCGTACCCGCCGGGTGGTGAAACACCAGGGCGTCGCGCAGCCCTTCGGTCTGGTTGAGGCACAGCACACGAAACACGCCAAGGCTGAACACCAGCCCGGGCAGCTTGGCGCTGCTGAGTCGGGAACGGGCATTGAGACGCAGAGCCGAGCGGAAGGTCTCCTGCAGTTCCCCCTGCCAACCGAGCGCGTCAAAGTCGCGTTCGATGGCCGGGATGGTGCCCTTGCGGCGATAGATTTCGACCGCCTCCCGCACGCGGCGGCGCTGGCAGTCCGGCGAACAGGTTCCGTCCACTTCGAGGCCAACCAGTCTCGCCAGCAGCGGCAGAAAGCGCTCGTCGCAATGATCGACGTCGAAGATGGTCGGGAAGTCGTCGATAGCCTGCTTGAACTCGTCGAGCGTTCCGGCGGGAAGGCTCAGAAAGGTGCGCAGGTCACCGGCCTCGTCGTTGTGCTCGTAAAGCGGCGGCAGCAGGCCGAGCAGATTGTCTTTGAACCAATCCGACATCAACCGGCCCTCCGCAGATCGAGGTTGACGCTGCCGAGAACCGGGATTTCGCCATGGCGCAGCTCGATGTCCTGCTGCGGCGCGTAGAGATGCATGTGGCTGACCCCGCGCACGCCGTCGATCAGGGCCACCAGGTCGGAGAAGTGAATGGTCTGACCGAAGGAGACCTCGTCGAAGGAAAAGAAATCGGTGAGCGCTGCCTCGATGCGGCTGCGCACGTTTTCCAGCGGTTCACCGGGCCAGATGTAGACCTCGGCGTCGATGGAAACGGGGCGGTAGATCGGATCGAACAGATTGATCTCAACCGTGATGACCTTGCGGCGCTCGAGAAACTCCGCGAGGTCCCGCTTGAGCAGCGCCGAGGGCATGCCGCCGCCATTGGGGGCGATGGCCAGTTGGACGTTGTAATAGCGGATGTTCTGACAGGCATTGGTGTCGAGCACCTTGGCCTTGGCGACGCCGGGGTAACCCTCGGCGAGGGCCTGGTAATCCTCCAGGGTGACGGCCTTCCAGAGACTGCGCAACTCCGCCGGTGCCTGTCGGCGGGCGTGTTCGAGGGTTTCCCGCGAAGCGCCGCCGGTGGCGGGAACCGGGTTGGTGACGGTCAGGGAAACCTGGCCGCCGTCGAGGTAGACCGGGCTCAGCAGTTGGGTGATCCGGTTCGGGCCGAGATTGCCCTGGTCTCCGATGGTCTGCAGATAGCTGACGGTGATGGCGCTTCCCTGAGCGGGTACAGCGCCACTTTGCCCGTCGCCGAAAATCAGGGTAGAGATGTCGAACGCATCCAGGTCGGCCATGAAATGGCGGCTGTCGGCCAGGCTGTCCTGAAAATGATCGACCTCGCTCCAGGCGTCGTCCCCCACCGTAACGGTGATGGTGCCCTGGGCGATGACGTCGCCGGTCAGGCGGATGCGCTGGAATGGCAGGCCCGTCGACGTGAAGGTCTCGGTGCGACGCACGCCTTGCCGGGCCGGGATGTCCGCAGAGAGCACGCCTCGCGGGATCAGGCCGTCCTCGACCGTCTCGAAATCCGCCTCGCCGTCATTCAGCAAGGCGCGGCAGGCCGTCCCCGCCGGAATGGTCAGGTCCTTGCCAAGCGGAGCGGAGAGCCGAAAACGCAGCGTGGTGGTGGAGGCCACCGGCGAATCCAGCCGGTAGCCGATGAGCTTGCAGAGGTTGATGACGTTCTGCCGCTGGCGGGCCGTGGGCAGGAAAGCCTCCGCCGCCTGGGCGTCCAGGTAGTAGGCCAGCATGTCGCCCACGCCGCAGAACAGATCGAGCAGGACGACGCCGAGATCGGAGTGGTTGAAATCGGTCCAGCGGTCGGTGAGCTGCGGGATCTTCGCCAGCAGCTCCTGGCGGATCGATTCGTAATCCTTGTTGATATATCCGATGCTTGCGCGGCCCATGGTCTCTCCGGTTTTCGGCGGTTATGCGAGAGCGCCTGATGCTCTCGCCACGCCGGTTACTTACCGGAAGGGGCCTGGATGTGTCGGAGGCGGGATGCCTCAGAGCGGGCCGCGCAATTGCCAGACGGGATTGGGTTGCCCGGAGGTGTTGTTGAGGTAGTGGGATTCCTTCTTGCCCTCGAAATAGAACAGGCCGATGCGGCCAGGCTCCGACGTGGTGATCCGGTGAGCGGTGCCAGTGGCGTTGTCTTCCGCCTGACTCTGGGTGTCGAAGCCCAGACCGCTCGCGGCCAGATAGAGGGCATGCTCGCTCTGGGGCGTTTCCGTTTCGGGTGCTCCCTCGAAGACCAGGTAATGGCCGTGGTTGTCACCCGGATCGCTGACGATCCACTTGCC
This sequence is a window from Desulfocurvus vexinensis DSM 17965. Protein-coding genes within it:
- a CDS encoding phage tail protein, which gives rise to MSDWFKDNLLGLLPPLYEHNDEAGDLRTFLSLPAGTLDEFKQAIDDFPTIFDVDHCDERFLPLLARLVGLEVDGTCSPDCQRRRVREAVEIYRRKGTIPAIERDFDALGWQGELQETFRSALRLNARSRLSSAKLPGLVFSLGVFRVLCLNQTEGLRDALVFHHPAGTRCFWLQFLLEWIEGGAMLDFGHANTVRRIVLAFLDETFVLGRSSLGSCRHLTNKQRAWELLQLTSTTEMIPEIDRAAVKVSRFHGRQNRMRLNHKALNDWRLPYTRVGEDRVSFCTPIYTGRDFEGDVLESGFGLGESHLNRKPLTHGETALRYCFRQKDFFFDTQAEPVERAEAKYDLRLPLESRHRLCFQLGRARLNEGLDLTANQGGISNLLLASTAGCDADVTLAVDRIDRWRRRGPVFRLNANTLNTRYLSNANLTGERASLEVYVDTGSLQRHRVETMKLGASPLNTTGLRLSVDRTRPMRVSRMRLNQAGFRWSRPSYRWLFRQQDLHAPTQAGFEAATNNYRATQWPT
- a CDS encoding baseplate J/gp47 family protein, whose translation is MGRASIGYINKDYESIRQELLAKIPQLTDRWTDFNHSDLGVVLLDLFCGVGDMLAYYLDAQAAEAFLPTARQRQNVINLCKLIGYRLDSPVASTTTLRFRLSAPLGKDLTIPAGTACRALLNDGEADFETVEDGLIPRGVLSADIPARQGVRRTETFTSTGLPFQRIRLTGDVIAQGTITVTVGDDAWSEVDHFQDSLADSRHFMADLDAFDISTLIFGDGQSGAVPAQGSAITVSYLQTIGDQGNLGPNRITQLLSPVYLDGGQVSLTVTNPVPATGGASRETLEHARRQAPAELRSLWKAVTLEDYQALAEGYPGVAKAKVLDTNACQNIRYYNVQLAIAPNGGGMPSALLKRDLAEFLERRKVITVEINLFDPIYRPVSIDAEVYIWPGEPLENVRSRIEAALTDFFSFDEVSFGQTIHFSDLVALIDGVRGVSHMHLYAPQQDIELRHGEIPVLGSVNLDLRRAG